One part of the Sporosarcina ureae genome encodes these proteins:
- a CDS encoding helix-turn-helix domain-containing protein produces the protein MSFGTQLKEYRDEYLHISQKQMAEDLGVDGATMSRYESDIRGFPIYLIPRIKETYNIPDDVLLAMIMDKPLKSLRPLSNRTLDSTATYEKGFIAQYGSLIENEPLLKEFILQVDSLDHENRQLLLSGMLNLMQLFHNQSGNEI, from the coding sequence ATGAGTTTCGGAACACAGTTGAAAGAATATCGGGATGAGTATTTACACATCTCTCAGAAGCAGATGGCGGAGGATCTCGGAGTGGATGGTGCCACGATGTCGAGATATGAATCGGACATACGGGGCTTTCCAATTTATTTAATTCCACGGATTAAGGAAACGTATAATATCCCGGACGATGTATTGCTTGCGATGATTATGGATAAGCCGTTAAAGTCATTGCGCCCTCTTTCCAATCGAACGCTTGATAGTACCGCCACATACGAAAAAGGGTTTATTGCGCAATATGGATCGCTGATTGAAAATGAGCCATTGCTGAAAGAATTTATTTTACAGGTCGATTCATTGGACCACGAAAACCGCCAGTTGTTGCTGTCAGGCATGTTGAACCTCATGCAGCTATTCCATAATCAATCGGGAAATGAAATCTGA
- a CDS encoding transcriptional regulator, translating to MLVIQRIKPFYTRKEEFNLRLVFAYQYFSIKRNDEVFQFVPAEGKEIVVNTKSLQIENLGEVFVFQRGNRFIRLPLYQLLLVSDLHLHLSTILEGAMGLEGHLQEEYMREADGLVEKLERDNWERMVDYALETKNQLLFKELMEGLRMI from the coding sequence ATGCTAGTTATACAGCGGATCAAGCCATTTTATACCAGAAAGGAAGAGTTCAACTTACGCCTTGTATTCGCTTATCAATATTTCTCTATTAAGCGAAATGATGAGGTGTTCCAATTCGTACCGGCAGAGGGGAAGGAAATCGTCGTCAACACGAAGAGTCTGCAGATAGAAAACTTAGGAGAGGTATTTGTCTTTCAACGAGGAAACCGGTTTATACGGCTCCCGCTTTATCAATTACTGCTAGTTTCCGATTTACATTTGCATTTGTCGACTATACTCGAAGGAGCGATGGGATTGGAAGGCCATCTACAGGAGGAGTACATGCGTGAAGCGGACGGTTTGGTTGAGAAGTTGGAACGGGATAATTGGGAGCGAATGGTAGACTACGCACTAGAAACGAAAAACCAGCTCTTGTTTAAGGAGTTGATGGAAGGACTGCGAATGATTTGA
- a CDS encoding nuclease-related domain-containing protein — MPVDHEKYEKIRNDFYNGKAGFGGEREFDYQLRDFIPPYPHAILHDVFLKHEHAYFQIDSILITPSAIVLFEIKNMAGKLHIKQNPTQFIRESVSGERTVLRSPIEEMERKKHYLTSWLQALNLEIPLIDYIVFAYQNELTIENTSSHRLVFSYEIPNRLRNMEMKEELLTADQIKRLANELMKAHRQYDPFPLIEKYGLSIKDLATGVACTNCQQLSMLWRTRSWQCRACGHRDRHAHHATLAEWYCISGGQLTNKQFRHFANISSRHIAKRMLANSYTEMSGIKRHAIYQLSPQLLKIRELSL; from the coding sequence TTGCCAGTTGATCACGAGAAGTACGAGAAAATTCGCAACGATTTCTACAACGGTAAAGCGGGTTTTGGCGGCGAGAGGGAATTCGACTATCAGCTACGCGACTTTATCCCGCCGTATCCACATGCGATCCTCCACGACGTATTCCTAAAACACGAACATGCCTACTTCCAAATCGATTCTATCCTCATTACACCGAGTGCCATCGTGTTATTTGAAATCAAAAACATGGCCGGCAAGCTGCATATTAAACAAAATCCTACCCAGTTTATCCGTGAATCAGTTAGTGGTGAACGCACTGTTTTGCGAAGTCCAATTGAAGAAATGGAGCGCAAGAAACACTATCTCACTAGCTGGCTGCAAGCGCTTAACCTCGAAATTCCGCTAATTGACTACATCGTCTTCGCCTACCAAAATGAACTCACCATAGAAAACACATCATCCCACCGTCTGGTATTCTCCTATGAAATTCCGAATCGTCTTCGAAATATGGAAATGAAAGAGGAATTATTGACCGCGGACCAGATCAAGAGATTGGCAAATGAACTCATGAAAGCACATCGCCAGTACGATCCGTTCCCGCTGATTGAAAAGTATGGGCTTTCTATCAAAGATCTGGCAACCGGTGTCGCGTGCACAAATTGCCAGCAACTATCGATGTTATGGCGGACCAGAAGTTGGCAATGTCGTGCGTGCGGCCATCGTGATCGCCATGCTCATCATGCGACGCTAGCGGAGTGGTACTGTATCAGTGGCGGCCAACTAACAAATAAGCAATTCCGCCATTTTGCAAACATCTCCTCACGACACATAGCCAAGCGGATGCTTGCAAACTCCTATACAGAAATGTCTGGAATCAAGCGCCACGCCATCTATCAGCTCTCCCCACAACTTCTTAAAATCCGTGAATTGTCTCTTTAA
- a CDS encoding S-layer homology domain-containing protein, which translates to MNLLSNKKLFLSTIAMTVAVSATGVATPTPVEAAKPVTFKDVPEKHYAYDAVTYMAANEIIKGYADNTYRLNKPVTRAQAAKMIAVSIGAKPSHAYKIDFKDVTEDNGSYDHIRALTQRGLFKNAEKFNPNKPLTRGQMAKLLVLGYHIVTDDNDFIIFDDVKKSSGAYEYIITIAELNITTTRPGGKFNPNEPVTRGQMAAFLYRTMQFDENRKKGLITYDNQKKGYVDQNKNLIKPNPDNQKPAPEKPKPVPPKPKPEPPKPVPPKPTPVPPAPKPEPPKPKPEPPKPAPEQPSLAAQSIIAVNMKRTNADVKALSADPALNRIASARAEDLVKLGELSHITPTYGTAEEMLKKFDYNWLAFGENLGEGYTDALVITNDWYNSPSHKENLMSPIFTHIGAGTAQDKSGKIYWVTLYSKK; encoded by the coding sequence ATGAATCTATTAAGTAACAAAAAGTTATTCTTAAGTACTATAGCTATGACAGTTGCTGTATCTGCGACAGGAGTGGCTACGCCGACACCGGTGGAGGCGGCCAAACCCGTTACATTCAAAGATGTGCCGGAGAAACATTATGCTTACGATGCCGTCACCTATATGGCAGCCAATGAAATTATCAAAGGGTATGCCGACAATACATATCGCCTGAACAAACCTGTCACGCGTGCTCAGGCGGCCAAAATGATCGCGGTTTCTATTGGAGCGAAGCCGAGCCATGCGTATAAAATAGACTTTAAGGATGTTACCGAAGACAACGGGTCATATGATCATATCCGTGCATTGACGCAGCGGGGACTATTTAAGAACGCGGAAAAGTTCAATCCGAATAAACCGTTGACTCGCGGACAAATGGCGAAGCTGCTAGTTCTTGGCTATCATATCGTTACCGACGACAACGACTTCATTATCTTTGATGATGTCAAAAAGAGCAGTGGCGCATATGAATATATTATTACGATCGCGGAACTCAATATTACGACGACGCGACCGGGTGGGAAATTTAATCCGAATGAGCCGGTCACGCGTGGTCAAATGGCAGCATTCCTCTATAGAACGATGCAATTCGACGAAAATCGTAAAAAAGGTCTGATTACGTATGACAATCAAAAGAAAGGCTATGTCGATCAGAACAAAAATCTGATCAAGCCGAATCCTGATAATCAAAAGCCAGCACCAGAGAAACCAAAACCAGTGCCACCGAAGCCTAAGCCGGAACCGCCAAAACCTGTTCCGCCAAAACCGACACCAGTACCACCAGCACCAAAACCAGAGCCGCCGAAGCCTAAACCAGAACCACCAAAGCCAGCACCTGAACAACCATCACTTGCGGCGCAGTCTATTATAGCGGTCAACATGAAACGGACGAATGCTGATGTTAAAGCGTTGTCGGCAGATCCTGCGCTCAACCGAATAGCTAGCGCACGGGCAGAAGATTTGGTGAAGCTTGGGGAATTGTCACATATTACGCCGACATATGGGACAGCAGAAGAGATGCTTAAGAAGTTTGATTATAATTGGTTGGCGTTTGGTGAAAACCTTGGCGAGGGGTATACTGATGCGCTAGTCATCACCAATGACTGGTATAACTCCCCGTCGCATAAAGAAAACTTAATGAGTCCGATATTTACGCATATTGGCGCAGGCACGGCTCAAGATAAAAGTGGTAAAATCTATTGGGTCACACTATATTCGAAAAAATAA
- a CDS encoding S41 family peptidase: MKQTLFALVAVFAWLYVTPATEAATLDEVKEIVELYYYGEQPTNLHKARNVTEVVRQLDEYSVYMTPAEYTDYLNQYASAKAPAQVAAVAAPYNLDNVQSHMMYGNVGYLKIKTFSAHLLDDVNNHWSQLKSQGAEKLVLDLRFNGGGYVESAEQLLGFFPKVKEAYQLQTREGTQVGKVIPAKNKFPADTYVLVNRYSASASEIVAVSLKDQSAANVVGETTKGKGSVQSLFELENGGALKLTTGHYTGPKGTPVQHKGVNPNISMKPGTEQSGMHKRLVTSDLISQGYKFVKGPTGVPQSKVFNVEFTQKMNFGPAKDFNKMELVKFGSVSIQTTKKASNDKTMTIQPAKPMALGAEYMLIVHPGIKGVNGLNVVNGTYTPYTVQVRAK; encoded by the coding sequence ATGAAACAAACTCTATTTGCACTAGTAGCTGTTTTTGCTTGGCTCTATGTAACACCAGCTACAGAAGCCGCGACTCTCGACGAAGTAAAGGAAATTGTCGAATTGTACTATTACGGCGAACAGCCAACTAATCTTCATAAAGCAAGAAACGTCACAGAAGTCGTTCGACAGCTCGACGAATACTCGGTCTATATGACGCCTGCTGAATATACTGATTATCTCAATCAATACGCAAGCGCCAAAGCACCTGCGCAAGTCGCGGCTGTGGCGGCACCGTACAATCTAGATAACGTCCAGTCGCATATGATGTATGGCAACGTCGGTTATCTAAAGATCAAAACGTTCTCTGCGCATCTGCTCGACGACGTCAACAATCACTGGAGTCAATTAAAGAGCCAAGGCGCTGAGAAGCTCGTTTTGGATTTGCGCTTTAATGGTGGCGGTTATGTCGAAAGTGCAGAACAATTACTAGGCTTCTTCCCGAAAGTGAAAGAAGCATACCAATTGCAAACGCGCGAGGGCACACAGGTAGGGAAAGTTATTCCTGCGAAGAATAAATTCCCTGCAGACACATACGTACTCGTTAACCGCTACTCGGCATCAGCATCTGAAATCGTTGCAGTTAGCCTGAAGGATCAAAGCGCTGCGAACGTAGTAGGGGAGACGACAAAAGGCAAAGGTAGCGTCCAGTCGTTATTTGAATTAGAAAACGGTGGTGCGCTGAAGTTAACAACAGGTCACTACACAGGACCTAAAGGAACACCTGTACAACATAAAGGTGTGAATCCGAACATCAGCATGAAGCCAGGAACAGAGCAATCAGGCATGCATAAACGCCTCGTCACTTCTGATCTGATCTCGCAAGGCTACAAGTTCGTCAAAGGACCAACTGGTGTACCGCAGTCGAAGGTGTTTAATGTAGAGTTTACACAGAAGATGAACTTCGGTCCTGCGAAAGATTTCAACAAGATGGAACTTGTGAAGTTCGGAAGCGTCTCTATACAAACGACTAAAAAAGCTAGCAATGATAAAACGATGACGATCCAGCCGGCGAAACCTATGGCGCTTGGGGCGGAGTATATGCTCATCGTCCACCCGGGAATCAAAGGGGTTAACGGGTTGAATGTAGTGAATGGAACGTATACGCCTTATACCGTTCAGGTGCGAGCCAAATAA
- a CDS encoding IS110 family transposase has product MNSKENTKINQVTEQTLVIGIDIAKHNHYATFVDERGRVLKKAFLVKQTRKGFEQFYQEILEGMKEFDKSHVIVGVEPTGHYWLNLAYFLEDYGIPLVVINPMHVKKVKELDDNLQTKNDKKDALTIARLMKDGRFSYPKLLRDQAANIRSCFTLEQTLIDDRTILKNRIHRWVDKYFPELFEVFSDFGAMVLGVLETTPLPAELVNMTTADLADQCAKASQMKQRRPKIAAKVIEVAQTSIGITVAPWGAKREIQCLIRQYRLLEEELAMIEEEIQSLIVQTADYEYLASFPGISRRTISGLLAEIGSFTDFESPRQLIKLAGLTLHENSSGKHKGMKKISKRGRRRLRAILFRAMHPILRNNPAFMKLHQYYTQRPQNPLRKKESMVVLCSKLLKVLHAMCTKKRKFDGEQMLADLHCLQLVA; this is encoded by the coding sequence ATGAATTCTAAAGAAAATACTAAAATTAATCAAGTCACAGAACAAACATTAGTGATAGGTATCGACATTGCTAAACATAATCATTACGCAACCTTTGTCGATGAACGTGGACGTGTTTTGAAAAAAGCATTTCTCGTTAAACAGACGCGTAAAGGGTTTGAACAGTTCTATCAAGAAATACTAGAGGGTATGAAAGAATTCGATAAATCGCATGTGATAGTGGGCGTGGAGCCTACAGGACATTACTGGTTGAATTTAGCATATTTCCTAGAGGACTACGGTATACCACTGGTCGTTATCAATCCGATGCATGTGAAGAAAGTTAAGGAATTAGATGATAATCTGCAAACCAAAAACGATAAGAAAGACGCTCTGACGATCGCACGGCTAATGAAAGATGGTCGTTTCTCATATCCGAAGCTTCTTCGGGATCAAGCAGCAAATATTCGTTCCTGTTTCACGCTTGAGCAAACTTTAATAGACGACCGCACCATTCTGAAAAACAGAATTCATCGATGGGTAGATAAATACTTCCCTGAGCTATTCGAGGTATTCTCAGATTTTGGAGCCATGGTTCTAGGTGTGTTGGAGACAACCCCGTTGCCTGCAGAGCTGGTCAATATGACAACAGCTGATTTAGCGGATCAATGCGCGAAAGCGAGTCAGATGAAGCAAAGGCGACCCAAAATAGCAGCTAAAGTCATTGAGGTAGCTCAGACATCCATTGGCATCACCGTGGCTCCTTGGGGAGCTAAACGAGAGATACAATGTCTCATTCGCCAATACCGTCTACTCGAGGAAGAACTTGCGATGATTGAAGAGGAAATACAATCCTTAATTGTCCAAACGGCTGATTATGAATATCTCGCTTCATTTCCGGGAATTTCCCGTAGAACTATTTCCGGTCTCTTAGCGGAGATTGGAAGTTTTACTGACTTTGAAAGTCCACGCCAATTAATTAAATTAGCGGGACTTACGTTACATGAGAATTCCTCTGGTAAACATAAGGGAATGAAGAAGATATCAAAACGAGGACGAAGACGATTACGGGCTATTTTATTCAGAGCAATGCATCCAATCCTTAGAAACAACCCTGCCTTTATGAAGCTTCATCAGTATTATACGCAACGACCTCAAAATCCCCTTCGTAAGAAGGAGTCGATGGTCGTGTTATGTAGCAAATTACTAAAGGTTCTTCATGCCATGTGTACAAAAAAGCGGAAATTTGATGGTGAGCAAATGCTTGCGGACCTTCACTGTTTACAATTAGTAGCATGA
- a CDS encoding nucleotide sugar dehydrogenase, translating to MEKKLCVVGLGYIGLPTAVMFANSGLQVHGVDRNERVVNLINNKQLHIEENGLQERLEQAVDAGHFKASTTPIEADVYIIAVPSPINPDNTANLEFIRAATASIVPFVKKGALVILESTVPPKTVENIMLPELRKTDLIIGEELFVSHSPERVIPGKIFEELVNNDRIVGGINAKSAEMTKDLYEAFVKGTIHLTDATTAELVKVMENTYRDVNIAFANELAKIAEGIDVDIWEAIKFANFHPRVNIHTPGPGVGGHCIAVDPWFLVELAPEKADIIKKARNTNDGMPMYTAQRAQRLLKEYNVENGKVAVLGLAFKGNVDDMRESPSTKVIDSLQELGLDVVSFDPHIKELQHSTQVATLEEAIQSADLLLLTTDHDQFKQLDPAILQTKQPRPIMLDTKNALDADKWEKAEYRFFKLGDGKKEGQLYK from the coding sequence ATGGAAAAGAAATTATGCGTAGTAGGCCTAGGCTATATCGGCCTTCCAACTGCCGTTATGTTCGCAAACAGCGGCTTGCAAGTACACGGCGTCGACCGTAACGAACGCGTCGTCAACCTAATCAACAACAAACAACTACATATAGAAGAAAACGGCCTGCAAGAACGTCTGGAACAAGCCGTAGACGCAGGACACTTTAAAGCATCGACTACACCAATAGAAGCAGACGTCTACATCATTGCAGTACCGTCGCCAATCAATCCGGATAACACGGCGAATTTGGAATTCATCCGTGCAGCAACCGCGTCTATAGTGCCTTTCGTCAAAAAAGGCGCATTAGTTATCTTGGAATCAACAGTCCCACCAAAGACTGTCGAAAACATCATGCTTCCTGAATTACGTAAAACAGATCTTATCATCGGAGAAGAACTATTCGTCTCCCATTCACCTGAGCGCGTAATACCAGGTAAGATCTTCGAAGAACTAGTAAACAACGACCGCATCGTCGGTGGGATCAATGCGAAATCAGCAGAAATGACAAAAGATCTTTACGAAGCTTTCGTCAAAGGGACCATCCACCTGACAGACGCAACGACAGCGGAACTTGTGAAAGTAATGGAAAACACATATCGCGACGTCAACATCGCATTTGCGAATGAACTTGCTAAAATCGCAGAAGGTATCGACGTAGATATTTGGGAAGCGATCAAGTTTGCGAACTTCCACCCACGTGTCAATATCCATACACCAGGCCCAGGGGTTGGCGGTCACTGTATCGCAGTCGATCCATGGTTCTTAGTCGAACTGGCACCGGAAAAAGCGGATATTATCAAAAAAGCACGTAATACAAACGACGGCATGCCGATGTATACAGCACAGCGCGCGCAGCGTTTGCTAAAAGAATACAATGTCGAAAACGGTAAAGTGGCGGTTCTTGGTTTAGCGTTCAAAGGCAACGTCGACGACATGCGCGAAAGTCCGTCAACGAAAGTGATTGATTCACTGCAAGAACTAGGCTTAGATGTCGTATCGTTCGATCCGCACATCAAAGAATTACAGCATTCGACGCAAGTTGCGACACTTGAAGAAGCGATTCAGTCAGCTGATCTCCTTCTATTAACTACAGACCATGACCAATTCAAGCAACTTGATCCAGCTATCTTGCAAACGAAACAACCAAGACCGATTATGTTGGATACGAAAAATGCACTTGATGCAGACAAATGGGAAAAAGCAGAATATCGCTTCTTCAAACTCGGAGATGGCAAAAAAGAGGGGCAGCTATACAAATGA
- a CDS encoding WecB/TagA/CpsF family glycosyltransferase yields the protein MKEEILGVSVNTENYDELIPKVFQNIDEGKKSLIVAINPEKLMKAKEDPELKALLNRAEFQIPDGIGVILASKLKKGQIRSRVTGIDMMDRVVQEAAVRGKRIFLYGAKPGVAEEAAARLQVLHPNIKIAGVQHGYEKDVQVVLNTINQAQPDILFVAMGSPKQEQWIEEHRNQLHPILFQGVGGSFDVLAGNIKRAPAAFQKAGAEWLYRLLLEPSRIKRQMNLPKFLVEVYRKK from the coding sequence ATGAAAGAAGAAATACTAGGCGTCTCGGTCAACACGGAAAATTACGACGAACTGATTCCGAAAGTCTTTCAGAATATCGATGAAGGAAAGAAATCACTTATCGTCGCAATCAATCCTGAAAAGTTGATGAAAGCAAAAGAAGACCCTGAGCTTAAAGCATTGCTTAACCGAGCAGAATTCCAAATTCCGGATGGCATCGGCGTAATTCTTGCATCCAAGTTAAAAAAAGGTCAGATTCGTTCACGTGTTACAGGAATCGACATGATGGACCGGGTCGTACAAGAAGCCGCCGTCAGAGGGAAACGTATTTTCCTCTACGGTGCTAAACCTGGCGTGGCGGAAGAAGCTGCCGCTAGATTACAAGTACTGCATCCGAACATCAAAATCGCTGGTGTTCAACATGGCTACGAGAAAGATGTACAAGTAGTACTCAACACGATCAACCAAGCGCAACCGGATATCCTATTTGTCGCAATGGGCTCACCTAAACAAGAACAATGGATCGAAGAACATCGCAATCAGTTGCATCCAATCTTGTTCCAAGGAGTAGGCGGATCATTCGACGTATTGGCAGGCAACATCAAAAGAGCACCAGCTGCGTTCCAAAAAGCTGGAGCGGAATGGTTGTATAGACTATTATTAGAACCTAGCAGAATCAAAAGACAGATGAATCTACCGAAATTTCTAGTAGAAGTTTATCGAAAGAAGTAA